In the Hyla sarda isolate aHylSar1 chromosome 9, aHylSar1.hap1, whole genome shotgun sequence genome, GATAGTCTGCTGTGTCGGTGTATCTAAGCTTCCTATACAAGATACTGTCTGCTTGGTTGGTGTATCTAAGCTTCTTAGAtgagatactgtctgctgaggccGTGTATCAAAGCTTCTTAGAtgagatactgtctgctgagccagtgtatctaagcttctTAGAtgagatactgtctgctgagccagtgtatctaagcttctTAGATTAGATACTGTCTACAGAGGTACCTACAGGTGTTCGGTCTAGGACATCTCACCTCACTCGTCCCCACTCTCCGTCACACAGACACTGCTCACCTTCTGACACTTACTTCTCACCTGACCTTCCCAACCCGGAAATAGTCGTCACGTGGTCTCCGGAAGTGGTGTGGACGGTGGGCGCCATGTTTACTGAGGGCAGCTGGGGATTTGGCTGGTGGGGCGGTTGTAGTGATCGGTTCCACGTGTGAGACCCGGCCGCCACCATGGTGAGTACGGAATACCGTGAGGGCTGGGGCTGTGCAGAGGATTCGTATATACAGTGATCATAATCTCATGGAGCTGAGTTTGTCATGTTAGGTGATAGTTTTATTTGGACAGCGCCTCTTACCCACCAGGTCCTCCTGTGATGCTTGTGGCTGCCTAGATTTTCAGCTACTCAGGGGCCCCTTGTGTATTGCTATACATAGGGGGTAGAGTCTACTCAGGGGCCCCTTGTGTTGTGCCATTTATAGGGGGTAGGGGTCTGCTCAGGGGCCCCTTGTGTATTGCCATTTATAGGGGGTCTGCTCAGGGGCCCCTTGTGTTGTGCCATTTATAGGGGGTCTGCTCAGGGGCCCCTTGTGTTGTGCCATTTATAGGGGGTCTGCTCAGGGGCCCCTTGTGTATTGCCATTTATAGGGGGTCTGCTCAGGGGCCCCTTGTGTATTGCCATTTATAGGGGGTAGGGGTCTGCTCAGGGGCCCCTTGTGTTGTGCCATTTATAGGGGGTCTGCTCAGGGGCCCCTTGTGTATTGCCATTTATAGGGGGTAGGGGTCTGCTCAGGGGCCCCTTGTGTTGTGCCATTTATAGGGGGTCTGCTCAGGGGCCCCTTGTGTATTGCCATTTATAGGGGGTAGAGGTCTGCTCAGGGGCCCCTTGTGTAGTTCCAGGAGACTTtaacctgtagctctccagctgttaaaaatactaaaactcccagcattccatgacAGCAGGAAACTGTAAGGTCTTGCtaagagatagagatatatatatatgtgtgtgtgtgtgtggatgggGTCAGCCATTGTtttgggcagtgtttcccaaccagacggcctccagctgttgcagaactacaactctcagcaagcccggacagccttcggcactATACTAAGGCTCTAAATCAAGGTGGTCAAACCAATagccctccagctcttgcaaaactacaactcccagcatgcctggacagccaaaggctgtacgggcatgctgggaattgtagttttgcaacagctggaggcactttgggaaactctggctttggggatcGTGAGCCCCAGTTACTAACCCTCCACGTTTGTAGCTGCGCAGGGAGGCCCGTCTACGGAGGGAATACCTCTACAGGAAAGCCCAGGAGGCCAAACAACACAGCATAGAAGACAAGAAGCAGCGGCTGAAGCGAGCGCTAGAAGGTCAGTACCCAGATAACCCCGACCAGATTACACCCAACATGGAGGACACACACTGACCACCCCTCTCTATATCCACAGAGAACAGGCTCATCCCCACAGAGATCCGCAGAGAAGCCTTATCTCTACAGAAGCAGCTGGAGTTCGATGATGAGGGCGGTGAAGGTAAGAACCAGTCATCTTTTGtgggactacaacacccagcatgatgTGACTACTCTCACAGCGGTGTAGTGAGGATAGTGTTAATCACATCTAGAGATGGCCACAGTTGAATAACACAATGCTGTATACAGAATGCTGGTTAAGGATCTATTATTTGGTCTTATCAAAGGGTTTAACcagtaaaaaatttgatttgaatAAAAAGAGGTTTATGGTTGGATAAGAGGGTGATCTGGAAATGGTCACAGAAAAAAGTGTAGAGGACGGCGTCATGTTGGGAGGTTTTACTATAATTATTTTTAGCATATTTACAGCAATATCACATATTTTACTGTCATCTGATCATGTGGTGCATAGGATGTGACATCACTTTCTTCTCACAGAAGGCCCAATCTCTGAGACCCCTACAAATCTTTCTGCTTTCTTCCTCCAGATGAGGATATCCCTTTATTTATTGTTCTCTTATCTCTTCAGGAGTGTCCTCCCATGTGGACGATGAATATAAGTGGGCCGGTGTTGAGGACCCAAAGGTCATGATCACGACATCGAGAGACCCAAGCTCAAGACTCAAAATGTTTGCTAAGGTATCAGATGGTAAAGGGGCGACGGGCTATATCATTCCCAGATACCAAaaaggggggggagatttatcaaaacctttccagaggaagttgcccatagcaaccaatcagatcgttctttcatttttcatgcgatctgattggttgctatggacaacttttcctctgcacaggttttgatagatctcccttagTATGCGAATCGCGTTCAGCTGTAATGTCGATCACTTACCTGTAATTCTCCAGGAGTTGAAGTTGGTTTTCCCCAATGCCCAGAGGATGAACAGAGGAAAGCATGAGATCGGGGCCCTGGTCCAGGCCTGCAAAgccaatgatgtcagtgaccttgTGATTGTCCACGAGCACAGAGGCATGCCGGGTGGGTACAGTTATATCTATAAAGTTTGTctcataagggtgcgttcacacggagtaattcaagaggaatttactcaagtaattccaGGCCAAACctccaactggctccggaaagttaaacagatttgtaaattacttctattaaaaaatcttaatccttccaatagttattagcttctgaagttgagttgctgttttttgtctaactgctttctgatgactcacgtcccgggagctgtgcagttactatggggatattctcccatcatgcacagctcccaggacgtgacatcatcattgagcagttagacagaaaacttcagaagctaataactattggaaggattaagatttttttatagaagtaatttacaaatctttttaactttccggagccagttgaaatagaGAGagatctctctctatctatctctctctatctctatctatctcttaatCTCCTAATCTGTATATATAATTAtggttttgcctggataacccctttatttctCCGCTTAGAAAGaattaacatctgctttgccgttggcttcaatgtattttactctgcactgttcaccGTTTGGCtagaagaacatgttcattcttcttgcggaataCGCGAGCAGAAGTCAATGGGAAAAAATTTCCGCGTGAAATAGTTTACACATGGAAtttgtgcggaaattctgcacgagaaaaataaaaataaaaagggaaattccaattggtggttttagtccagcaaaaaaaaaggtttcctccTATATTTCGCGTGACAAAAAACGTTAAGTTCTGCAGAATTTTTACGCGAGTTTGGCGGAATTTTTACGcgaggattcctctcctattcctcacTGTGCAGCAGTGACACATAAGACTCGCTGCTGATGTCCGTCACATATGGATGCACATGTCTGTAGAGGGTCTCCGTACTGGAGAGATATAGTACAGATGATGGGAGTCATTATACGGAGTCCCATTATAGCACAGTAGTCCGCCAATAGGTCAGGAGTTGACCGTGTGGACCCTGTGCTGTTTTTTTCTGCCCCTGTggtatatagtgtagtgtttgcATGGTTGCTCAGTGGGCGTGCCGAGGCCACCTTCCCCTGGTATGGATTTACTTACCAAAGGCAAATGCTTAGTGGATTGTTTATAAAATAATCTAAACCCGTATTTCCCAGCCAGCGTGccctcagctgtttcaaaactacaactcccagcatgcccagacagccaacggctgtctgggcatgctgggagttgtagttttgcaacagctgagggcacgctggctgggaaacactgatctaaaccaTAAATCTTCAGCTGAACACTtggtttctgcagcagatttttctgCTGCAGGTTGCCATTGACTTAGTAGCAGAAAATATTCGCGCGTCACTGTAACCGAATATAATTTAATATTTATCCTCTGTTGGGATTGTATATGGGTGCAGCAGAGCGGAGTTTGTCATCGTGTCACAATGGGATTTTTTGTGGTTTTCAGTAGGGACTGCAGGGGTAAGGCAATACGGCAATGCGGTTTCCGTAtccggtttcataaaaaaaaaaaaaacgtatcgaaccgtattgcaaaccgtatacatagacatttcattgtaaaccgtatgccaaNNNNNNNNNNNNNNNNNNNNNNNNNNNNNNNNNNNNNNNNNNNNNNNNNNNNNNNNNNNNNNNNNNNNNNNNNNNNNNNNNNNNNNNNNNNNNNNNNNNNNNNNNNNNNNNNNNNNNNNNNNNNNNNNNNNNNNNNNNNNNNNNNNNNNNNNNNNNNNNNNNNNNNNNNNNNNNNNNNNNNNNNNNNNNNNNNNNNNNNNTAGAAGTAAGATGGCAGACCTTGATAGCTGCTCTGCGCCCCACAAATGCAAACCTGTATAATGCAGATGAGATCCCTCTGTATGTAATGAGTTGTACTTCATATTCCCTCCGGTCCTTTTGATGTATATCTCAATTATCAGGAGGGAATTAAGAATGTCAATAAAACATTTGCAGAGGGTCTTTGAGCTGGGATCCTTGTTGCCTGCAAAAACTAAGCCCTGAGTGCTCGTAGTCCCAGTCATTTTTCCAACAACAAAGCTTGGAGATTTCAAAGCCAAATGTTTGCAATGTGATCTGCAGCTCTGCACCCATACACTTGTTATCCTTTATGTATTTATGGAAAATATGCAGTCACTGATATAAGAATATCAGACGTCATTGCCCCTAACTTATAACTGGTTGTTAATCTTTGCAGTGTATATGATTAAACTTGGCACCTTGGAGAATGAGAACACAGCTGAGGTGGAGTGGCGCTGGCATCCATATACTAATACAGCCAAGAAACGGAAGTATCTCACCAATGAGTAGTATGTCTTTACATTTGTATGTTGAGTGTAAATAAAGTTGTTTTGTCTAGAACTGTGTAGAGTCAAGTGCCATCAATTCAGTCTACATAACATCTACTTTTAAGGCTGCAAACTTCTAAATGTTACCTAAGTAAAGATGCTATTTTTACATAAAGTGAATTACACATATAACTTAACCACAACAAAACTAGTTATACAACATCTGTCTGGTACATTGTATTCTCTCAGTATTCATCTCCTTCCTCAGCCTCTCCCTCTATTGAATCTATTCCCACTTCTTCATAATCCTTCTCCAGCGCTGCCAGATCTTCTCGAGCCTCAGAGAATTCTCCTTCCTCCATTCCCTCTCCAACATACCAGTGCACGAAGGCACGCTTAGCATACATCAGATCAAACTTGTGGTCAAGCCGGGCCCAAGCCTCTGCAATGGCTGTAGTGTTGCTCAGCATGCAAACAGCACGCTGCACTTTTGCCAGATCCCCTCCAGGCACCACTGTTGGGGGCTGGTAGTTGATTCCAACCTGCAAAGAGATAAAGCAATGGTTCTGTAAGCACCACTAAGCTGGACTGATAGTTTTCTGTATAGTTATGTGAGGCCATGTCAGACTAAACCTTTTTTAATTGCACTCTccctttttcatgaaatttggggcaTCCCAAACCCGGCTCTCGGTGAGAAGCGTGTGCTGCAGACATCATGCACTCTAATTTCTAGGAGTGTAACTTCTATGTCTATATGACCTAACAAATATAAAACGGGCTTGTGCTATGACCATGCCCTTGCTGGCTTATAATGGATAATCTATAagaatttgacatgcccccctcTTCTGTATTGCATGTTGTTTTCAATACTAACCTTGAATCCTGTTGGGCACCAGTCTACAAACTGAATAGTGCGTTTTGTCTTAATGGTTGCAATGGCAGCATTGACATCCTTTGGTACAACATCTCCCCTATATAACATACAACATGCCATGTATTTGCCATGGCGAGGGTCACACTTCACCATCTGGTTTGCTGGCTCAAAGCAGGCATTAGTTATTTCAGCCACAGACAGCTGCTCATGGTAGGCCTTCTCTGCAGAGATTACAGGAGCATATGTGACCAGAGGGAAATGAATGCGTGGATATGGAACCAGGTTTGTCTGAAATTCTGTTAGATCAACATTCAAGGCCCCATCAAATCTCAAAGAAGCAGTGATAGACGACACAATTTGTCCAATGAGACGGTTTAGGTTTGTATATGTTGGACGTTCAATGTCCAAGTTGCGTCGACAGATATCATAAATGGCCTCATTGTCCACCATAAAAGCACAATCTGAATGCTCCAGAGTTGTGTGAGTGGTTAATATGGAGTTATATGGCTCCACCACTGCTGTGGAGACTTGTGGTGCTGGATAGATAGCAAACTCAAGCTTAGACTTCTTGCCATAATCTACAGAGAGTCTTTCCATCAGAAGAGATGCAAATCCTGAGCCTGTGCCTCCTCCAAAACTGTGGAAAATAAGGAAACCTTGTAGACCGGTGCATTGATCAGCCTGCAAGAAAGATAATTCACATGACTGCACCACTCGATAATACAAAACACGTAAAAACTTTACAGTACTGACATTTTACTTAACTGTCctaagtaacatagttcatgaggttgaaaaaagaccagagtccatcaagttcaacctataaccccgaGTCCCTacggagttgatccagaggaaggcaaaaaaaaactcatactagaggtaaaaaattccttcccgactccaaatatggcatcagaataaatccctggatcagcgttctgtccctataaatctagtatccataacaggTGATGATGTTATTCTCcacaaatgcatccagaccccttttacagagttcaccatgaccacctcctcaggcagagaattccacagcaggggtgtggaaatttaattaaaaaaaattacttgtctACGGGACTAAAACGTAGCAAAATCTaatccaccagggagcattcacatgtccctttagacactgctctAAAATggtatccccctcatctgccaactgggcaaacttgttggtgtgccagttcaggactagcctccctgacacttttccctctaccccgtcttctaactgtaacccagctcgctgcctgactgtcctgcacctccgtctc is a window encoding:
- the IMP4 gene encoding U3 small nucleolar ribonucleoprotein protein IMP4 (The sequence of the model RefSeq protein was modified relative to this genomic sequence to represent the inferred CDS: added 324 bases not found in genome assembly), whose protein sequence is MLRREARLRREYLYRKAQEAKQHSIEDKKQRLKRALEENRLIPTEIRREALSLQKQLEFDDEGGEGVSSHVDDEYKWAGVEDPKVMITTSRDPSSRLKMFAKELKLVFPNAQRMNRGKHEIGALVQACKANDVSDLVIVHEHRGMPDGLIVSHLPFGPTAYFTLCNVVMRHDIPDLGTMSEAYPHLIFHNFSSRLGKRVSDILKYLFPVPKDESKRVITFANQDDYISFRHHVYKKADHRNIELSEVGPRFEMK
- the TUBA3E gene encoding tubulin alpha-3E chain translates to MRECLSVHVGQAGVQIGNACWELYCLEHGIQPDGQMPSDKTIGGGDDSFSTFFSETGAGKHVPRAVFVDLEPTVVDEVRTGTYRQLFHPEQLITGKEDAANNYARGHYTIGKEIVDLVLDRIRKLADQCTGLQGFLIFHSFGGGTGSGFASLLMERLSVDYGKKSKLEFAIYPAPQVSTAVVEPYNSILTTHTTLEHSDCAFMVDNEAIYDICRRNLDIERPTYTNLNRLIGQIVSSITASLRFDGALNVDLTEFQTNLVPYPRIHFPLVTYAPVISAEKAYHEQLSVAEITNACFEPANQMVKCDPRHGKYMACCMLYRGDVVPKDVNAAIATIKTKRTIQFVDWCPTGFKVGINYQPPTVVPGGDLAKVQRAVCMLSNTTAIAEAWARLDHKFDLMYAKRAFVHWYVGEGMEEGEFSEAREDLAALEKDYEEVGIDSIEGEAEEGDEY